The DNA segment GGGATTACTGTACTGCTTGTGCTTTGTAAACTGCTTGTGCTTTGTAAAGCATCCTAATGACAAAAAGGCTACTTGTACTGATAACGGAGCTTTCAAAgctagaaaaggtaaaaaaataaaatacaagtaTTGCCACTACCGGccattttcacaagcaaactgtgatACCATCATCTGTTTCTTCCCCACTGGACTGCCGAGTGTAGACTACACGCCATTTACTTCCAAGCAATAACAATGAAACCCTTTTTGTTATTGACATTATGAGAGTGCATCAAGCAACGGGAAAAAAATGTGgtatttttaaatccaattttcttagCAATATATGCATCTTTTCCTGCTGAACAAACAAACATAGCCACAAAGAGCCAAACAACCATTTCCGTTAAGAACAAAAATCAATGGAGTatttctcagtgtccctttaacgatcCTCACATATTCGTGCATCTTGTTGCACTTCCtcctacagtaaaagctcgttaattcgaactctaaggggaccggaaaattgttcaaATTAAGTGAAGTTCAAAATATCAAATGGGCACTAGAATGAGCAGTTatgcagtagaatctcgatgatacaatTACGGTTGATCCGAATTTCGAAAGTGTCTTGGACAGTCTACATTGTAAAGAACGCGTTACAATTCCGGATTATTGAACAATTTTGCAAGCCGGCGCAGATGATACGAACGTGCGACTAACCACCTGCGCATGCAAGAGAGCCCACATAGAGGGGGAGAGGGTACCGGCTGCCGCCGCTGGCCCTCTCTACCCACCGCCTCCCTTTCGCCTATCTTGACGGGCGCGCGCTACAACGCGTTGCCTGTAGCAACCCAACAAGAGTAAAGGGAAGTCACGTGCCTGACAGGGCTATGTCACCCACTTGCTGGCAGCTCATTGGCCTATCGAAAAAGTTGTCTCACAGCTGCTGGGAGCTGGCCGGGAGGGCACTGCCTCTGGCTGCACCCGTCCATTTCCCTTGTTCATTGGTGCCGTGTGCAACGTGGTCTGCTCAAACGTGACAATGACTCAAGCTGCGCAAGCGTTTGCTGTTGACATGTCGCGGAAGCGGAAGGCTCTTTTTTTTAAGAAGCTTGATATACTCAAGAAGGTTGATGAAAACCCAGCGAAGAAACGTGTCGACTTGGCGAAAGAGTTAGGGCTGGCACCATCAACACTCCGAACCAGTGTTGGGCAGCGAGATGTTATTATCAAGAATGCTCAGAACTTCGGTGTCAACGAGAAGCAGGCGAAAACGGCGATGCATGTTAAGCTGGAAGAGGGCCTGCTAACATGGTTTCGCGAAGTCACAGCGGCCGGCATCAACGTGGACGGCAAGGTACTGCGAGAAAAAGCCGACAACACCacgctttctcttggaatcgaaGGTTTCCAGGCTTCTGGAGGATGGCTGCACCGATTTAAAGAGAGGCACGGACTTGTGTACAGAGTCGTCTCTGGTAAAGGAAATAAAGTGTGGACGAATCAGCTGCCGACGATTGGCTGAACATGCTGCCGGCTCTGATTTCGGAGTACGCGCCGCGCGGCATAGTTAATGCCGATGAGGCGGGCCTCTTCTTCAATCTGCAACCAGAGAGGACTTGGCATACCAGGGCGGCCAGAAAAGCAAGGAACAAGTGACAGTGCTTTTTTGCTGCAACGTTGACGGCTCGGAGAAGCTGCAGCTTACAGTCATCGGCAAGTCCAAGTAGCCGAGGTGTTCTGATCGGCAGGACGTTTGCCTGTTTTGTACAGAGGGAACCGAAAGGCCTGGATGACTGCAAATTTATTTCATGAGTTCCTCACAAACCTGGACCATAAAACGGCATCCAAAAATTAAAGGATTTTGCTTTTTGCCGACCAGTGTTCTGCCCACCCAAAGCAAATGACTTTCAACAACAATACAGTTAGGTTCCTGCCAGTGAACACTACCAGCCATCTGCAGCCACTAGATGCTGGAATCATTCGCAACGTTAAGCATCACTTCAAAGGACTTTTAAAGAGACATCTTCTGCCGAAAACTGAGCCCAAATATGTGAATTTTCGGATAAGCCTGTTAGACGCAGTGCACCGCCTAGCCATTTCTTGGGACAATGTGACTGCAGGCACAATCTTGAATTGTTTTCGAAAATGTGGATTTAACATGGGGCCTGATGTGGCTCCAACGGGAGATAATCAACAGGCCGGTGAGGATTCCACAACTGAAGGCTGGGACAGTCTCGAAACTCAAGCATCGGCTTTTAACCGCGGACGACGACGTTGCTACATGCGGGTTAAGAACCATGGAAGAGTTAATCAATGAAGCAGACGGAGATGAACACGAGAAGCCTGACAGCGATAGTGAAGATGCCGGCGAGTCAGACCAACTGCCATCACTGGCAGAAACCTTTCACGCTCTTGATGTGCTGCGCCACACATCGGTGCCAGCAACGTGAGCAACGAAACTGCTGCATGGTTTTACGCGTTTCAGACGGGGCTGGTCAGCAACAACGAGGGCAGGAAAGTGCAGAAGTGCATTACAGACGTTCTCGGACAGAAGTAGTTAAGCATAATaatgtttttgttcattttcgtGTTGAAGTTGGCTTGTTTTGGATCATACAAATTCGGGATGATATGAATATTTTGCGTGCTCCCGAGGAattcgtatcatcgagattctactgtagcaGCCCACCGTGCGAGCAGAGCCTGAAGCAGTCACATCCAGACTCGTTATAGCGAGCTAGGCGTTACTACAtgtttgtggcgggcatattctgagaattaaattcatcagGCCCtagtggcaaatgaaataaattgattggtcagttatgcaccagaaacaagAACTGGAATGTATTCGCGTGAGCAGTGAGCTTTAGTGATGGAATATATGATGCTacttatgctccaaaacatgtttatttatggggaagggttgtcaaaatttaAAGTAATCGgtgaagtgcatttgcttgcgtttcttctgccaagactccatcagcatcatctgcagcttgcccaaagctcctgtgCAACATCACAGTTCTCAGgcagagaagtggcgtgctgcaacatcgagcgccgatGCAACTTCATGTGCACTTGGCAGTGGCGTAGTCTCAATGCCGccgtcggactcatcactgtcggctatTTTCACCACACATGAGCCCTGCGATGTCTGCtaggagcatgcagcctcaattataccagcgtcactcaagggctccaacatcTCCACGCTGCTGTACACGTAGCTCGtgctcgcggcaccaacaaaagccgtCATCGCCCGAAACCGCCATACTACGTTGTTTACACCAACCACGTGATCGCGACCCAGCGACCGCGGCACAACAAAAACCTGTAACGGCTCGCGGCGAAGTATCAGCGGCGTGGGCAAGTGCttcggcagcgaaaacctgctatggCATGCACCGGAACACGGGCTCCGTGAGCCTCATGCActcggcctttttttttcttttccattgttttacatctctggtaaatttggagtgtgttttactcgctatgggtcaacttctgtCTAAGAGGAGCAATGTCAGCCAGTGGTTCGAATTAACAGcagcggatgccgacttgttcgaattatcaggagttttcccccattgaaatacaaaGGGTTGTACTGGGACCcaggcgtcagttcgaattaaccgcaagttcgaattaacgagcttttattgTATTATGTCTCGTAAACAAAGCTCTTCGTTCGTCGCATTTCAAGTTCCACTTTGTAGCggcttcgtgcaagacttcacgGGACTGCACAATTGTCTGGGTAAATGAAAGGCAACTGCTCAGTGACGAATATGTACTAAGAAGCAAATGCTTTGCACCAGGTATCTTTAGTAcactgaaaagcataaaaaaattttCAGGCACTTCCAAGGAACTGTTGGCAGTGCTCACCGTCCGCTTGAACAGGCTGCACTCCTCTGGCGTCATCGTGTCTGCCTTGGCAATAACTGGTATTATATTCACTTTATCGTGCAGTCGCTTCATGAATTCAATGTCAAGAGGCTTCAACCTATAAACAAATATTACGTGTTCAGAAACCTCAGAGTCCATGCAAACTGCAGCTCCAAGTTCACAAATAACATACAATTTTTAAATAAAGCTTAGCAGTggtccagccatttcaagttctggaACAATTTTTGGAGCACAAAAGTATTTATTTTGGAGCACCTTTGTATCAGAACGGTAATTCTAGAGCAACCCAGGAGCAGCAGAAATGGAATAAAGGAGTCACCTAGAATAGTTTGTAACTAACAAGATCAGGTTCAGCCATGTGTagctgggaagaaaaaaaaacaagacaggtGCTCACAAGCAACAATGACATATTAATGCTGGCACTGCCTTGCACGCAAGTTCTGCCAAGCATGCTTGACTAAAAGTCTAAAGGACACATTGAaccattttctttttcatgttggCACTATCGCAACACTTCCTGGAATTCTTCacaaattcatcaagctcgcaAAGTGAATCAGCAAGACTCAAATTCACTTGTTCCAACAAAGCTTGACCTCGTTGAACCTGctccaagcttttgttcttcaaccCAGGAGATGCAACTTCCTCAGCCCACTTCAGGGATGACTGACATGATGCAACCTTTTGATGCAACTGACATGATGCgcgaacatggaggaaggaaaactcgggaAAGTCATGTGCTTTCGCAAGGATTACTGGGAATCTTTGGCTGAAGGCGCACCCAGTAGTAAtcctgggcgcagcggcgtcgtctgctgcaatggCTGCTGCGCATGCACAAATGCGCTGAGACAGCGGCCAATCTTTCCTTCCTCTATGTGCACGAATGaactggctgctaaattctaccacaAGCCAGCCCACCCTGGATTGATTGCCAACTACGGAAACGTTTTAGTAGGTTGCCAACTGAAAGCCGGAATGGTTCCGAAAATAGTTTTCCTGTGACCGTATCTTCTTTTTGGTGCAACTACGACGCAATATTGATCAATCTGCCGCTTTTGGAGCAGACTGGAGCAGTTGGAGCACCACTGAAAGCTAGTGCACTTTTAAACTGCTAGGGTAGCCTAATGAAAAATATTGGTTTCTGGCTTCCACGCAGGATGCAATATTAATGATAATTTGGACAGGCACATGTAAAGCCTCAAATAGAGCTCACTGAAGAAACCAGCACTGCCACTGCTCAAAGGGAAAAATGGCCACAATGAAAAGATCATATGAACTCAGTGATGAGAGTATATTAGTTTGAGTGGCATCTCCAACAGCTTAAATAGACCAGTAGCACACTACTGACCCATGTCCTGATGGTGCAATGAAGTAGATGCAACAGTGAACCCTGTTGTCAGGCAGTGTCGTCCGATGGACACGCGATTCAGCATCCAGATACTCTGCATACTTGGCTTCAATGTAGTCAATGATCGGCTGCCAACTGcgcagggaaagaagaaacagacagaaaagaaaaacaaaaagctgtcacctctgcaaaaaaagaaagggggggggggggggagaggttcTAACAGCCAACTCACTTCCGCATCGCATACAAAACAAACATACACACTCCCCAATGTAACATTATAGCCAAAAGCCAGCTATTTATGTCAGTGGATAACAACACTGATTACAAATCAATCATGCTAGCTAGACCTGTGAGCAGGACCGACAtactgatttcatttcattttcgtaTTTCCCGCTGTTCATCAGGAGAGGGCAAACTGAGTCTGTTTTTGCAATCATCCAGCTAACAATTTCTTGGTCAATGTCACCATTATGCACAGTGCAGGCGTTATCACTTGCTCAGTCATGTTAAGCTACAATACCAGTCCATACATCTAACCTATTACAAGATTCAAAGATTCTTCAAAGATTTTTGAAGAACCACAGAGAAGACAATGTGAAGAGGAAAATCACTTCTAGAAATTACTGCACGAATAGATGATTGATTTGGGCATTAATTTCTGAAGTGAGAAGTAATAAGCTAGTTTTGTTGTAAAAACTACTGTTCAACTATACTGAAGACTGAAGTTCATTGCTTCTTCTGGGATACGAGCTTTTTCTTTGCAGCCTAAGCTGCGACTTGTCGAGATATGTTAAGCAATGATGATAAGTCCTACGGAAAAAATCGTCAAGCAACTTATCACTCTTCCTGCGACAAAATTTTAAGGCACAACCAATGTCAGGACTAATGCACTAACAGAGCAGGAATGTACAAATTAATATTTATACAAAATGCCTTGTTAAGTGTTATGCCATGCATCTTAAGCAACTGCTACATTCTAATGGTAAGCAAAGGAAACAGCAAAAGATAAAAGAGAAGTCAGCCTCACCACTGAGTGTTATCAACAGCGTCACCGAAACCCGGTGTGTCCACAATGGTCAATGTAAGGTTGACGCTGCCCTCCTTTAGAAGCACTCTAGTAGTTTCAACCTCTACAGTTTTCTTCACACGATGAGATGGTCCAGGATACTCGTTAGAGTAGATGTCCGTCAGGAACATTGAATTGATGAGTGTTGATTTTCCAAGTCCAGCTTCACCTGCACAGCCCCAGAAGTTTCGTCACACACTATGCACTATGTGACGATATAAAATTAGTGCCAACAGCTAGGAAGATGACAAAAATTATATCACTGCTGACAGACCCCCTACACACCATAAACAATAAAAGACAAATGCccatgcaaaaagaaaaaccaTGAGCTAACAGGGGCACAGCCTTGCCTCAAGTAAACTACATGCAAGAGTTCAAATTGGCTGTGAAGATCTACAAGCAATATGGTGTGCAAAAGCATACTTCTCAAAGAATGGCATGTCAGGAAAAAATAATGCTGAATCACTAGTCAAAACCTGCACAAATCACGTCATACACAGTCCAGAGCACAACCCCCTGATGGAGAAATGACACTGTCTCCCCTTGGTTTCCTCTTCTTCCCAAGCCTGCCAACACTGCCTTACAAGTATGCCACGTTAGAAATAAAGTACTACTATGCAACGCTAGCTGAAACTGTGGCCAAAACAGATGTTACTCTAGATTTAAGACAAAACAAATCAATATGATAAAAAAAgcagggggacacttaagctccgccttaagggtgtgacgcgatagtgGCCTGTGGTCCTATTTACACAGATACTCATTAGCATACTGTCGTTAGATACCATTTCATGTGAGAgaccgcatgacatataaaccCCCGCTTGCTCCCAAGCCGTACACGCGTGCCTTGCATGCCCTAGTCTGTAGTGCGTCTGGCTCGTACGTAACCCAAGGGTGGTAGGTTCGAATCCTGCATAaaattcttgaaatttttctTTAAACGAAATGAATTACTTTATAAAGCTAAATCATTTTAGACATGTGGCAACCTTTAATTTGCATTCATTCCGCTCGCTTTCATTTcaagcgtgacgtcacatttaaTGCGAGCATTGTAGGGTGCCTGAAATTCCCGCACGAGGTCATGTGGCTGTGATGTCCCGACCCCATCTGTTGACCAAtcgggattttttgctcacggctaACAACGCCgatgccggcttttctgcgacacggtccCTTATGCTATCATGTAAAATAAAAGTAAGGGAGAGTGAGAAGCATGTGAGAGGCATACACCAGACAGGACTTGGCCTTCTAGCCCAACTCAATGACCACCCGCCTCCTGTAGAAAATGATGCAGTGCGTGTACATCAGGAGAGCCATGGCAATGACAGCACAAGAGCCATCATTATTTTAAAGACGTACCCCCTAGACAAGCAAAACAGAGCAGACAACAGCATCACAAAGTCTCAAGTTGAAGAAAAAGGCATGAGTGGAGAAACCTTAGCTCCTGACAGGGTACAAGTTTTGAGGTTATGATTTTGCTTCCAGCTAATGCTTTTGGAATATGTTATGAATGCACAATATTTAACGTGTGTGAGCCTGCCTTGCTCACAGCACATAAGAACACTTGAAGAGCTGGTTGTATATCTATTGGCCTCTTGGCAATAGCTGGCAACAGCCAGGTGCAACACAACGTGCACTGCTAGCCAATGCCAGCAAGCATGAGTGCAGAAAATATACCACAAGTGCAAGGGCTATCCTGCATAGCCAAGTCGAGAGTGGTGGTGCGACTCACCAACCACCATGAGGGTGAACTCGAAGCCCTTCTTGACCGCCTTGCGGTACACCTGGTTGGGCAGACTGGCAAAGCCCACATAGCCTTCAGCAGCTTCACGGTTCCCGGGAGCTGAAGATGTGTATGATGATGGAGGTGCAGTACCGCCACCACCCCCGGATGCCAAGCTACCAGCACTGTCTTTGCCCAGGCCCAGCAGGCCGCTGCCTGCACTGGGTGCAGCTGGGGGTACTGGGCCGTCGCGGAAGAACAGCTCCCGCTTGGAGGACAGCTGCACCAATGGAGAAATGTAAGCAGTCAGATACCATGCATGGCAGTGGGAGCACCATTTCTTTAACCATGCAGCAGTATTATGACAACACCTACCCGGACCAGGCATGTATAGTCATCATAACCCCATAGGATTGGGAGACTAATAAGCTTGCTTTCATTTGTTTGATGCCCAAGCCACAATTTTTTGGGGAAAAAGTTGACTATGGCTATGTGAACCTGAGGTATGAACAGTCCAATGCCTGGCAACAATTCCGTATTGtcttcaagaaaaaaacaaatgctgCCTTTCGCATACATCCCAGCAATGTGCTGCAGTGCGCCTCGATCAAAGTATTCACACTGTCACCACCTTGAGCTACCATGCTACGCAACCAAATGTGCTATCATTACTGAGGCATCCAGTTAGAAGTGGCTGGGGGCACTTCTGTAGCATTGTGCCATGTGATAGTTTGGGCCATCAGAGTTTCAGCACAGCGTGATGCACTCTTGCAATCCATCACCTCGAGGTGACAGGTGCAGTTTGTTCTTCACACAACAGCAGGCTCCAGCACGCTAGTCTACTAGTGGCGGCAATGATGTGAGGCTACCAGTAGCCATGCTACTTGCAACTTCGTTCTACATTTGGCAAGTCGCTATCTTATGTTTTCACTGTAGCAGCAATGCATCCAGCAGTATgcgttttacagcgaagctgtatacatcaaccgtccaaggaaattttcgtggcGTCATAAGCAAAAGACACAACGCTAAAGAAAAACACGCTCAAAAATGCACTGATTTTGCAAGAAAGAAACCATAATTTTAGTGAAGTCTAGTGAGCGCTTTAGTATATAGCACTTTAAATATTTCTGCATTTCAGGCGCTGTGTAAATTTCCTAGTTAATTTCTATATACAGTGGGGACACCGTCCGACGCATTCCGGTAAACGTTAGGTTTTCAGCTTTTTCGCAAGGGGTTAACATCATTCAAAGCCCTTGTGTGAAGTGCAAActgcataatgtatgataacggcatCGGTGTAACAGCCTAAAaataataaattaaaaaaaatagaatgctTAACGTCCACGTAACCCCATCCTTCCTTCTTCAGGGCAACCCCTTGCcccttggacaatttaaggaaaggaaatgacacctgtcccacatatcttggtggacacctgaaccgcaccattaggaatagaaaatgaaatgaaaattagttttaaggaaaggaaatgactcctgtctcacatatctcggtggacacccaaaccacgctgtaagggaaggaatatttctgaTGGGGTGCTGACAATTACAACTATgtgttccggtaaacattaggtttgcagctgctttgaAGGGGGTTGACGCCATTCGAagcctcgtgtgaagtgcaaactgcataatgtatgataacggtgCCTGCAAACAATGTGAAGCACCGTTCCTTCTCCCTGCGTGTGTGTTTCGtggtaaagattacggttgcgttttcatgttgttgtcgtaagcaaaaaacgccaggctaaaaattgaatgcaaacagcatatttCCTTtcaaatcaggcatacagcatacagcacaagcacatttcacttgtctctggtttcacatGTGTGAATTTTCAGGTGAAGTCATTTTTTACAACTTCGCAGTCCAAACACCTTCACAGCATGGATTGGAGccacatttttttgttctttacttCCATTTAATATGCGCGCAAATGTTTGTAAAATCCATCCATTTAAATaaatgtgttgaagaaacttgaaagaaaaaggttagtactgcgcaaatgagacacgacaggagaacaggaataaaaatgacaacacaggcgcagagttCTGCGTGGTTTAGCGGCTCTTCTGAAACAAAAATTTGATCGATGttgtctagattttaatcaggcCTTGTGTGAATGACAGTAATGGTTGTGCACCTAGGTTCATGCTTTATATACCATTTGCCTTTCGGTCTCAAATAAAGAGTTGGAAGTCTGTGCCTGTGTTGTcatttttgttcctgttctcctgtcgtgtctcattcgtgcagtactaaccttttttctgcaatgaaccaactagccagcaaTATCGTTCTACTTCGTAACTTGAAAGCACTGGTGGGCCAAAGTGCACTGGCTAGTAAAAAAAGTTCAGCACAAGTGACAAATGACTGGAGGGGCAGAATCAACCTGCGGGGTGCTGCCGCTTGCCAACACGCTGATAGCAGTAGTGCAAGGCTATCCCATGTTCGCAGCAAGAGGAGGTCATGAGGAAGCAAGTTTTGTCAAATGTGTTGCTTCCCAGCCGTTCTTGATGCTGCACATGGTCTTTCTTTTTAGCGCTGTCTTCATGAGCAGCGATATCTTCATTTTATTACTATTTTATTAGTTTTATCTTAGTGAAGCAGccattcattaaacaaaacaaaaaactttcTTCAGGGGCCATTACTGTCAGCTGAATTCCCCCTAGATTGGAGAATGGGAATGGCCTCGCACACTCGTCATTGGCGTATTTGTGAACCACAGCGCCGCGTGTTGCCATTCCGCTGCCCCAGTGAATGGTCTGTTGTGCTAATATTTTATGTTTAACTCGCTGCTGTACATCAGTTGCAAAGTGCCAGTGCAATGCATCAAGCTGAACTGAATCCCCAGCAGCAACCCCCATGTTTAGTCCACCCACAGCTTCTCTCTAAGTGAGCTGATAGTGACAAGCTGTCGAAGTGTCATGAACACTATTTCAACAAGTCATAAACCAAAGCAGATTTTATGTTCTGCACCACTGCTACACATGATATTTGACGTTAGTCAACTCAGTTAAATTATCAAAAAAATGCGAATTAAAGGAAGCAGGTGGTTCAGCATGTAGTGTACTTATAAAGAGATGTATAGAGGATCAACTGGAGTTAAATGAACAGAAGTCTGTGCACAGCCTGTTTCACTACACCACCCATAAATTTTATTGGCAGCTGTTAGGTGCAGCCACCTACACGTAAAGTGTACTACTCTGCCCCATTTTCAGGACTGTTCAAAAAAGAAATATTCTGGGAACCCGATTCTGGGAACCCTAGGGAGCGGAGACCTGACAGACGCCGCCGCAGCGAACGAGCGGCATTTATCTTCCCCAATGTTCGTGACTAAGTTGGGGGAACGAAAGGGGCCCTGTTTCTGGTGTAAGACGGCGTGCCGAGTACGGCGGCGGGCTAACTGTCATTGTCCGAAATCTTCGCAAGCATATCAAAGGACGAAACAACCCCTTTCTGCTTTTGGACCCGACCATGCGATCTTGTCCGGCGCGTCAGCTGGcatctaaagaacaggtgtcagcagcGCGTGGGAACTTTCGGCTGGCCAGATAACATCACCCTCCGCAGTCGATGTGGACCCGATATCCTCCTCTTTCCCAGGctcgacatgtgacgggggcgtgtccctatgtgcagtggtgtgagtttgtgcgcaagaatgaaagtttcaggccactcccaccccggcaAGGGcatcctcaacctagggaatctAGGGACGACAAACGGTATAAAACTCGACAGAGAGTGCAGTGAAAATCATCCTCCATTATGATCGTCGCTTAAGATCCTCCACTTGGAAAGATCCCCACTTTTGATTCTCATGCTtataaaatgtaaataaaccctactgtacagtttccCTCCTCAACAGAGTCCGACAAAGTCATTCGGAGACTGGACCTGCGGggctgaacgagtcagcctactcaagggcccctccgtctccaactctggcggcaccggtggcgctgaagtgcaatccccaacactggtggcctgcgatgGGCTTGGACCCCCATCCTCAACAATATGCAATGCCGAGAAAGAAGTTTGGGGCGAGCAACATGCAAAATGGACGACAATTGGCTCCTGCAAGGGCAGAAATAAAGCAAGATCCGTGTAGCGGAAACATATGGCCTGCCATTACAACAATAAAgtaaaattggaggacgcttaagcttcctctttaagagtgagacgcgacagcatgtCACAGCATTGCCGgccccgttggacaatttaaggaaaagacgcctgtct comes from the Amblyomma americanum isolate KBUSLIRL-KWMA chromosome 1, ASM5285725v1, whole genome shotgun sequence genome and includes:
- the LOC144114219 gene encoding septin-7-like isoform X4, encoding MLLAPAVLSSKRELFFRDGPVPPAAPSAGSGLLGLGKDSAGSLASGGGGGTAPPSSYTSSAPGNREAAEGYVGFASLPNQVYRKAVKKGFEFTLMVVGEAGLGKSTLINSMFLTDIYSNEYPGPSHRVKKTVEVETTRVLLKEGSVNLTLTIVDTPGFGDAVDNTQCWQPIIDYIEAKYAEYLDAESRVHRTTLPDNRVHCCIYFIAPSGHGLKPLDIEFMKRLHDKVNIIPVIAKADTMTPEECSLFKRTILNEITQNKIRLYEFPDPEDEEENKLQKPLKERVPFAVVGSNTVVEVNGRRVRGRKYPWGVAEVENMDHCDYIALRNMLVRTHMQDLKDITNNVHYENYRCRKLAGVGGAGDPGHGRSNKNPLAQMEEEKKDHEAKMQRMEKEMEQVFEMKVREKMQKLKESEADLQRRHEQMKKSLEQQKLELEEKRRNFDKEKSSFEIAHRDMEDVLRKMAVDSNSKEQLDGKEKRKEKKKGLF